A window of Perognathus longimembris pacificus isolate PPM17 chromosome 6, ASM2315922v1, whole genome shotgun sequence contains these coding sequences:
- the LOC125353075 gene encoding cyclin-dependent kinase inhibitor 3-like: MKPPISIQASEFDSSDEEPGEDEQTSIQISWLPLSQINYSQFLGLCALPGCKCKDVRRNVHKDTDELRSYGIQDIFVFCTRGQLLKYRDPNLLDLYQQHGIITHHHPIPDGGTPDIDRCWEIMEELTICLKNNRKTLLHCYGGLERSCLVAACLLLDLSDTVSPPQDIDSLRDVRGSGAIQTIKQYNYLHEFRDKLASYLSSRDTLSRSVSR, from the coding sequence ATGAAGCCGCCTATTTCAATACAAGCAAGTGAATTTGACTCCTCAGATGAAGAGCCTGGTGAAGACGAACAGACTTCAATTCAGATTTCTTGGCTACCTCTATCACAAATAAATTATTCTCAGTTTCTCGGTTTATGTGCTCTTCCAGGTTGTAAATGTAAAGATGTTAGAAGAAATGTTCACAAAGACACAGACGAACTAAGGAGCTATGGTATACAGGACATATTTGTTTTCTGCACCAGAGGGCAACTGTTAAAATATAGAGACCCAAACCTTTTGGACCTCTACCAGCAGCATGGAATTATCACTCATCACCATCCCATCCCAGATGGAGGAACACCTGACATAGACAGGTGCTGGGAAATAATGGAGGAGCTCACAATCTGCCTCAAAAACAACCGTAAAACCTTACTACACTGTTATGGAGGCCTTGAGAGATCCTGTCTTGTAGCCGCTTGTCTCCTCTTGGACCTGTCTGACACAGTCTCACCACCGCAAGACATAGACAGCCTTCGAGACGTAAGAGGATCTGGGGCGATCCAGACCATTAAACAATATAATTATCTCCATGAGTTCCGGGACAAACTAGCCTCCTATCTATCATCAAGAGATACACTGTCAAGATCTGTGTCAAGGTGA